The genomic window CTCTTGTCGTTTGTCCACAGCCCGGATCGAGACGAGCGCTCAACGGGACGGACGACAAGTTCAGCAACAAGGAGCCCAAACCAGCCACGCTAGACCCAGTCTCCTGCATTAGTACGTCTGTCCACGGCTCTGCCTGCTCCAGacacaccagccagccagccagctagctagcatgacagccaaccaatcagctagccaactagccagccagccagctagctagcatgacagccaaccaatcagctagccaactagccagccagcctgcctcccagcccagTGCCCAGGGGACCACCCTGCCCTTAAGCACTGGTCCAACATTGGCCACTCCCCACCCTCTAACCACTTTCTAATGATACCCAGCCAGTGTGCTTGGGAACAGTGAGACCTGATGCAGAACCCGTCCTGCACACACTTGGCAACCAGAAGCTTTTCATATCCATTCATTTCCTAATGAGGCCTAAAGCGGGTTCCCTCACCACTTTTGGCGGCACCATTTGGGCGCCAGAGGGGCGCTCGAACACCACACGCCACCTAGTGGTGGTGTGTTTGACTGCACCGGCCAGACTCAAGTGTCCAGGTCGAGCAGCTTCCGGGCAGCTctgaggctggggccagggcaAAGTGTCGAGTTCTCCATCTGTGTCTATTGTTGACAGCTGTCTTTGCACacaattctaaccctaaccccctagTTTGGATCAGGGAGTCCAAACTGTTGTTCTTGTTGTAAACATTAGCAGTGGGAATCCCATTGTGCTGTGGTTCTGCTGGTGTCACTCTATAACCCCACCCTctcttcccacccccccccccccccaccccccctccaggttCGGCAGACCTGCACCTGCAGATGTTCCCCACGCCGCCCTCCCTGGAGCAGCACATCATGGGCTACTCCCCCATGAACATGGGCAGCAAGGAGTACGGCAGCATGGAGGCGGGCACGGGCCTCACCTCCCTGGACGGCACGTCCGCCCTGGGGGGGCACTTCAAGatcgaggtggaggagagcttctGCAGTCCCAAGCCCTCGGAGGTCAAGGTGGGCTCAGAACCCCTGAACcttacccccgccccccccgcacacacacacacacacactcagttaacCCCGTCCCAACtcacctctgcctccctccctcccccgtgtctcctccccccccccccccccccctccaggacttCTCGTTCGTGTACAAGCCCGAGCTGTGCCAGGCGTTCGTGGGCTGCTCCATGTTCGCCCCCCTGAAGACCCTGCCCAGCCAGTGTCTGCCCCCCATCAAGCTGCCGGACGAGTGCAGCTACCGGCCCAGCTGGACGGTGGGCAAGCTGGAGCTGCTCGCCCCGGCGCCCGCCATGACCTTCCTCAACAAGGACAGGTGAGGCCAGAGGACCAGGCCCCCAGGGACCCGGTTCCACCCGTCTTAGTTTACATTAATAtggagtgggggggtggggggctggctaGCGGTGTGACAGTCTGTCGCTATGCCACTattccaaacaaaacaaaatgctaATCCCCATCCACCCAGACAAAGTAAGGAATGTGCATTCCGCTTTCCAGGCGTTATTATGCAGGTACCCCATTTGTACCTTCCACTTGCTCTCTCTAggagcccctctccccccctcccccagccaggcAGGTTGAGTGAGGACCATCTCCCGCTAAAGCCTGTGGAACCAATGGAGATTCTTTCCACCCAACTCCCAGGGATTCTTTGCGATTCGCCACGCTCATCTGGGCTGAGGGACGCCCGGACAGCGCTGTAATTTAGACTTACAGGATAGGCAGTGGCAGGCCTGCTGGGGAGCACACGcctgcacgctcacacacacacacacacactcacacacgttcacacacactcacacacacacacacacccccgagGAGCCTGTCCCATTTCTCATGCGTGGCTGATGGAGGCAGAGCAGGGAAGTGGATGGGTAAAACATCCTTGCTTGATGGGAGATGAGGATTACGATGCGCGTGTCCCTCCCCGCATGGCCGTCCCTCTCCCGCTCCCCACTCAGAAACCCTCCCGACTGACTGACCGCGTGACGGAGGGACAGGCCGGACCCTTACCggaactctgcctctctccggATCTCGTTTTAAGATGGCAGCGTGGGGAGAGCCCAGTGATTTGGCTGGGTCTGTTTTTCAGGGTTTTGGAAGGAGGGGTAGCAGAAAGGGgtgggttgggaggggggggggcggggcggttGGGGTAGGGGGCTCGGAGGAGGGGTTACTATGGGATGTCTCCTGGCTGCACGGCAGAGCGTCTGCTGAGTGCTAAGACTGGCTATAAAGTCCCAGGCTGTAAAGGAGTCCTGGGAAAGCCGTTAATAAGCTGGTCAGGCTGCTTTTATGGCCCCCGGTACTTAACctgcctgaggagagagagagagagagaaggagagaaatagagggagaggcGCCGCGGCCTGGCTTAGGCTCCACCAAGGGTCGATCCCCACGTATGGTGTGGACAgcctgttctctttctctcttttttccttctctctctgtatctacatcccactttctctctctctctctctctctctctctctctctctctctctctctctctctctctctctctctctctctctctccctccctccctccctcccacccctccccgggtgactgtctctctctctctctcttcacagctGCTCGTCTGCCCAAAAATAGACTCCCTCACGAAGTGTGATTGTTGAAATGGcagagctgtctctctctctgtgtctctctctctatctctgtgaaTGTTTACGTGCCCCAGGAGTCCCAGGGTAGTTGACCTATTTACAGGAacgagggtggtggggggcagggggggggcataGAATAGAGAAAGGTATTGTTTGCATACTGACATTCGTTACTGATGTAAAGAGCTGTCCTCTCTCAAAAGAGGTGCTCTGGGATGCTGCCGTGTCGTCATGCCCAGTTATGGTCTGTCTcaagactatgtgtgtgtgtgtgtgtctgactcctgtcctctcctccctcccgcctGCAGTAACATCCCCAGCGTGGGCAGCGCCATGGACCAGGACTACAGCCAGAGCTACACCCCGCAGACCCACACCCCCTTCATGTCCAACAGCGCCCCGCCCAGCAACAGCAACACGGGCATCCTGCCCTCCCCGGCCACGCCGCGCTTCTCCGCCCCCACGCCGCGCACGCCCCGCACCCCGCGCACGCCCCGCGGCCCCGCCAGCGTCCAGGGCTCGCTCAAGTACGAGAACTCGGACCTCTACTCGCCCGCCTCCACGCCGTCCACCTGCCGGCCCCTCAACTCGGTGGAGCCGGCCACCGTGCCCTCCATCCCGGAGGCCCACAGCCTCTACgtcaccctcatcctctccgaGTCGGTCATGAACCTCTTCAAGGACTGCAACTTCGACAGCTGCTGCATCTGCGTGTGCAACATGAACATCAAGGGCGCCGACGTGGGCGTGTACCTGAGCGACCCGGCGGGCGAGGCCCAGTACCCGTGCACGTGCGGCTTCAGCGCCGTGGTCAACCGGCGCTACGGCAACGGCTCGGGCCTCTTCCTGGAGGACGAGCTGGACATCATCGGGCGCAGCTCGGACGTGAGCCGCGAGGCGGAGAAGCGCTTCGAGGCGCTGCGCCTCTCGTCGCTGGAGCGGGCGGGCGGCGGCGGGCGGGGCGAGCGCGTGCCCGACGAGCTCATCCTCCTGCTGCAGGACCAGTGCACCAACCCCTTCTCGCCCATCGCCAGCGTGGAGCCCGACAGCCTGGCGGCGCGGGGCTCGGCCGGGGCGCCCGTGCCCGCCTGCGtgcgggtggaggagagggactaCCACAGCGACTGCTACATGGCCCTGGAGCACGGCAGGCAGTTCATGGACAACATGTCCGGGGGCAAGGTGGACGAGGCGCTGGTGAAGAGCACCTGTCTGCACCACTGGTCCAAACATAACGGTAAGGAACCTTCCGGATCCTCGACACACACCCCGACAGCAGTCACTTAAGACTATCAGAAATCCTCTTTGCCTGGGCGGCGTACGGCCACTCCTATTCCCCTGAGCTACGACGGCGTTCCCGATTGTCCCCTTTCCCTCACCAGCGGTGGACGTGAGCGCGCTGTGCTCGCAGGACATCCTCCGCGTGCTGCTGTCCCTCCAGCCCGTGCTGCAGGACGCCATCCAGAAGAAGAGGAGCGTGCGCTCCTGGGGCGTCCAGGGCCCGCTCACCTGGCAGCAGTTCCACAAGATGGCGGGACGGGGCTCCTACGGTAAGCCaggcgcgcgggggggggggggcaccagttGGAGACACGCTTTCACACAGGATGCGCGTGGTTTCATGGGACTTGTAGCCGTACGAGTGtctgcgtgcgcgcgtgtgtgtgtgtgtgtgtgtgggctagcaGATGCTGCTGCTTATGTGTGCTGGCAGATCAATAGGAAGCCCATTGCCAGCCCCTGTTCTCCAGATGTCTGCTCTATGGGGCGCGGCCTCTGGGGCTCAATttgcttcttctctctctctctctttcactctttctctgaaAGGTGGATGGCGATGGCTGTGTTAAGTACTTACTCacacatttcccccccccccccttctccctaccTACTGTTTCTCTCTACTGcgctcctttctccttctcttcccctacTCCCTAAATcctccttccacctcctcctcttcacttaacccctccttcccctccccaccccctcttcacTTGACCCCTCCTCAGGCACAGACGAGTCTCCGGAGCCCCTGCCCATCCCCACCTTCCTGGTGGGCTACGAGTACGACTTTGTGGTGCTCTCCCCGTTCGGCCTGCCCTACTGGGAGAAGCTGCTGCTGGATCCCTTTGGGTCCCACAGGGACGTGGGCTACCTGGTGGTCTGCCCCGACAACGAGGCCCTCCTCAGCGGAGCCAAGAGCTTCTTCAGAGACCTCACCGCCGTCTACGAGGTAGGACGAGAGTCGTCCCCCCCCCATGAAGATCGGGAATAGCATGGCATCGTGTTACAATTGGATTGAAATTAGGCTGGGGAACTCTTAATTGGAAGTCAATGCCTCATATGTGGAAGTGTGCTGTTTTGTTCCCTGATTGGTTTAATTAGAGGtgaccccctccccatcctccagtATTGATTGGCCTGAATTAACTTCTCATCCACTCTGCCTGGTTCCCACAATGAATATATTGGAGAGCCTCTCCCTCATCgctaactcactcactcacttcagTCCTTGCAGTCACTGAATTGTTCCTTCCTGTTTTGTCGCTTGCAGTCGTGTCGTCTGGGCCAGCATCGGCCAATCTCCAAAGGCCACCCAgatggcattgtacgagtgggCGGAGCCGCTGCCAAGAAGCTGTCGGAGCAGCCGGTCAGCGATTGGTTCCTCAAGGCTGCCAGCGGCAACAGCGACGCCTTCGCCAAGCTCAAGCTCTACGCACAAGTGTGCCGCCACGACCTCGGTGGGTCTCACCGACCGCCTGGGAGAGAGACGCTTGTCTGCCTCGTTAGCGGAACCCCTCTGGAATCCCTCGGCTCTCTGTCGGCCCCTAGAGGCGGTTCTGATAACGAGGACAAGCACTTTCTCGACGCCTGTGTTTCCTAAcggcctcttcctctctcctcagctccaTACCTCGCCTCTCAGCCATTGGACAGCTCCCTACTCATGcagcccacccccccgccctcaTCCAACCAATCCTCGTCCACGCAATCTTCcggctcctcctcatcctccaaccCGGCCGGCCCCCAAAGCTCAGTGACCTCAGGAGGATCCGCCTCCCTCCCCAACAGCAGTAGCCAGTCTGGCGCGGGCGGAGCCAACAGTGCCAACAGCTCGACGGCGTCCTCCGGCCAGGCGGGCGGCGGGATGCAGTCGACCAAGCCCAGCTCGTTCCCTCCGTTCGGGGGCATGAGCGGCGGGCAGAGCCAGAACCAGGGGGGGCAGCTGGGCCAGCAGGCTGGAGCCCAGAACACAGGCCTCCCTGGGGACGGCTCCACCAGCCAGCCCCAGGGGCCAACTGAAGCCCCAGAGAGGTactacactgcacacacacacacacacacatgccaagcTGACACTGATTCAAGGGAGAGGAAAACAAATCTACTTTACCCAATCTCCAACCAGACCCTGCAGCTCGTTAATTCCGTCAGCATTATTCTGATGTCATCCTAaccctctccatcttctctctcccccccccccccctcagcaccatggagagagacaaggtggGCGTGCCCACGGACGGGGAGTCGCACGCCATCACGTACCCCCCCGCCATCGTGGTTTACATCGTGGACCCGTTCACCTACGAGGAGCCCGAGGGAGGCGGCGGGCCGGCCCACTCCAGCGTGTGGACACTGGGCCTGCTGCGCTGCTACCTGGAGATGCTCCAGATCCTGCCCCCGCACATCCGCAACTCCATCTCTGTGCAGGTACGGCGGGCCTGGCCGACGAGCAGCCGCTAGGAGGTCCGCTCAAACGTCCTTCAGGCCCTTTCAGCTGCTCCCTCGATGTGCTCGCAGAGCCAAAACGCGCTTTCGGTTACTGCTgtccgttcccccccccccccccccacgtgtttCATCTGTGTGCCCCCGCCGTCTCTTCCCAGATCATTCCCTGCCAGTACCTGCTCCAGCCAGTCAGGAACGAGGAGCGCCACATCTACGTGCAGCACCTCAAGTCGCTCGCCTTCTCCGTGTTCTCCCAGTGCCGGcggcccctccctgcctccacgaACGTCAAATCACTGACAGGCTTCGGGCCCGGCCTAGCCATCGACACGGCACTGAAAAGCCCTGAGGTAAGCACCACTGACGTGTCAAcaacgttagcattgctaatccTGATGGATGGACTGAATTGGTAGTGGAGTAATAACCTGTTTTTAGGTGTTAGCTTTGTTAGCATGCTAACATGAGGCCGGCTACAAATAGCTGCTGTCAGGCTGAGGTATTACCGTTAGCTCAATAGCTCAAGCAAACCCTTAGCCCAACCTCGCCCGGGCCTTTATTCCAGCTGTGTTTGGCGTGTCAGAGAGGTAGAACAGAGGGCAGGGAGCTAGAGAGTATTACACTAACCCTTGTAGACTTGGAACCGTCCCAACCTTCTGGAGTTTTCTTTCTATTATCTGCTTGGCTAGCTCTGTGAGACCTCCCTAATGGGATACAGCGTGTAGGTTTAGACAGAGGGAGTTTCAGACTAGGACCCAATCCAAGACACTGTCCCAGTGCACGCTCTACATTctagcgacgcaccacacacaattagaatcagaatcagaatgggatttattcgccatgaaagtttgcacagacaaggaatttgctttggcaggaaggtgcatacaataaacatatagggacctaaaatttaaatatgtggactatctatactaagggtacataaactagcagtactaagtggaattagaattaaataaaatataaaataaaatataagctgccataatttacaatataaaatacaaaaatacaaatattacaaaaaatacaaatgtacaagatacaattttgtaatgcagtgcaaaaagcagtgtgttttaagcaggaagtcattagagtcagtgtggtcccttggccttgttgaagaggccaacagcggaagggaagaaactgtttttatggcgtgaggtattggtcctgatggaccgcagccttctgccggaggggagtgactgaaacacggagtgtccagggtgggaggagtcggccacaatcttcctcgctcgcctcagggtcctcgaggtgtgcaggtcctcgagggtaggcagattgcagccaatcaccttctcagcagtgcggatgatacgctgcagcctgctcttgtccttggcagtggcagcagcgtaccagacggagCAGCGTACCAAACGGTACaacactcctccacccctgttGGAATGTGGTACCAGTTAGATATGGCTGGGACTAGAAGTGACACCAGGGTTTAGGCTgttttcaaatgtaaataaagaGAAATGAATGAGTTCATGTCCGACCCCATGTCTCATTGTAACATGCTGTGGGCCAGTACTAGATAAAGGTACATTCCACCCAACTTGACCCTCTGACCTCTGTTTTCCCCCCAGCGACCGGAATGCCCGCGCCTGTACACCCCCCCCTTCATCCTGGCGCCGGTCAAGGACAAGCAGGCAGAGCTTGGGGAGACGTTCGGCGAGGCGGCCCAGAAGTACAACGTGCTCTTCGTGGGCTACTgcctgtcacatgaccagcGCTGGCTCCTGGCCACCTGCACGGACCTGTACGGCGAGCTGCTGGAGACCTGCATCATCAGCATCGACGTGCCCAACAGGTgggtctgccccccctcctcctcacccaccccccctcctcctcaccctttcGTCTCCAGACTGCCGGAATGTGTCTAATGGCAGACCCGAGCGGCTCGCAATTTTGATCAAACGCTGGGTTTGTTGTGACTTGAGCGGGGGACATGCAGGTAACCATGACGATAGACAAAACAGTAGTAAACACCGAGAGATAAGTGGTTCGTTGTTCCTCCTACATGTATGGCATTCGAGCTTGAGCTTGTCACAGATGCTCAGTCGCTGTTGTTTAgtgtgtgaccatgtgtgtgtgtgtgttcttctcaCCCAGGGCGCGGAGGAAAAAAGGCTCCGCACGGCGACTGGGCTTGCAGAAGCTGTGGGATTGGTGCTTAGGGCTAGTGCAGATGACATCGGTGCCGTGGAGGGTGGTGATTGGCCGACTGGGCCGAATGGGACACGGGGAGTTGAAAGGTAAAGGCGTGAATTCACCCAGGCAGTTTTACACCGACCGCGATTTATCATCCGTTGTGTTGGAGATGCTGTTGGACACGAAAACACTGACGTCACTGTTCCTTGCGCGTTCCGTGTTCCAGACTGGAGTATTCTGCTGAGCAGGAGGAACCTGCAGTCCCTCAGCCGCCGCCTCAAAGAGATGTGTCGCATGTGCGGCATCTCCGCCTCCGACACTCCCAGCATCCTCAGCGCATGTCTGGTCGCCATGGAGCCCCAGGGCTCCTTTGTCATCATGCCAGGTAGTTTGTCTTCCTTtgagtgtgcgcgcgcgcgtgtcgcTGCTG from Osmerus eperlanus chromosome 19, fOsmEpe2.1, whole genome shotgun sequence includes these protein-coding regions:
- the med13a gene encoding mediator of RNA polymerase II transcription subunit 13a — protein: MDWEDDSLAAVEVLVGGVRMVYPACLVLVPQSDLPPAAPVGSSHCTPVYAGGHQVPASSQRDPAISSVTLTPPTSPEETQTVDSQSAQKWVKVSAVPDGFPVDSTSHHGGKIPRRLASQVVERVWQECNINRAQNKRKFSATTNGCDEDLLERAGAWDFVQSTHRSSCCCSRHKSVKQRGGCAAGQPPSAGQPPQPPAKHKVGGDKAEKGDKQQKRPQTPFHHRSPACDDAAAMETETAGQRMSLRGQDAARFPGLRASDVAAAAKPPQLHGGGGPPELPASPQPPPLSPHPCEAGGEEAGEAMKNPSTPHSQHFYQNPPEACLVGPKGGEDPRLEGLAQHFHPAYPEPLEPSVYVGAAVHLEEDGGHAPWRFFNLPRRKEAELSTPLLPGDRLRDEASGGADGVVSVTELMAASKRPLKVSEERVQMYLQRRNQYLAAAAISDHEPDVDPYAFVDGDVKFTFSDKKDKLGGEREPGKRNKGEDGAAGPSDDAQRAAAHNRAASTSLIHETDLAVSINDLDNLFNSDEDELAPGSRRALNGTDDKFSNKEPKPATLDPVSCISSADLHLQMFPTPPSLEQHIMGYSPMNMGSKEYGSMEAGTGLTSLDGTSALGGHFKIEVEESFCSPKPSEVKDFSFVYKPELCQAFVGCSMFAPLKTLPSQCLPPIKLPDECSYRPSWTVGKLELLAPAPAMTFLNKDSNIPSVGSAMDQDYSQSYTPQTHTPFMSNSAPPSNSNTGILPSPATPRFSAPTPRTPRTPRTPRGPASVQGSLKYENSDLYSPASTPSTCRPLNSVEPATVPSIPEAHSLYVTLILSESVMNLFKDCNFDSCCICVCNMNIKGADVGVYLSDPAGEAQYPCTCGFSAVVNRRYGNGSGLFLEDELDIIGRSSDVSREAEKRFEALRLSSLERAGGGGRGERVPDELILLLQDQCTNPFSPIASVEPDSLAARGSAGAPVPACVRVEERDYHSDCYMALEHGRQFMDNMSGGKVDEALVKSTCLHHWSKHNAVDVSALCSQDILRVLLSLQPVLQDAIQKKRSVRSWGVQGPLTWQQFHKMAGRGSYGTDESPEPLPIPTFLVGYEYDFVVLSPFGLPYWEKLLLDPFGSHRDVGYLVVCPDNEALLSGAKSFFRDLTAVYESCRLGQHRPISKGHPDGIVRVGGAAAKKLSEQPVSDWFLKAASGNSDAFAKLKLYAQVCRHDLAPYLASQPLDSSLLMQPTPPPSSNQSSSTQSSGSSSSSNPAGPQSSVTSGGSASLPNSSSQSGAGGANSANSSTASSGQAGGGMQSTKPSSFPPFGGMSGGQSQNQGGQLGQQAGAQNTGLPGDGSTSQPQGPTEAPESTMERDKVGVPTDGESHAITYPPAIVVYIVDPFTYEEPEGGGGPAHSSVWTLGLLRCYLEMLQILPPHIRNSISVQIIPCQYLLQPVRNEERHIYVQHLKSLAFSVFSQCRRPLPASTNVKSLTGFGPGLAIDTALKSPERPECPRLYTPPFILAPVKDKQAELGETFGEAAQKYNVLFVGYCLSHDQRWLLATCTDLYGELLETCIISIDVPNRARRKKGSARRLGLQKLWDWCLGLVQMTSVPWRVVIGRLGRMGHGELKDWSILLSRRNLQSLSRRLKEMCRMCGISASDTPSILSACLVAMEPQGSFVIMPDSVSTGSVFGRSTTLNMQTSQLSTPQDTSCTHILVFPTSAFVQVASSNYTTDTNIDIAFNATTESGEVMGIFDLLDQENDLVDPDIINILPASPTTSPVHSPGSQYHHGGDGSKGQSADRMETHEETPNILQQPLALGYFVSTAKAGPLPDWFWSACPQAQNQCPLFLKASLHLHVSSVQSDELLHSKHSHPLDSNQTSDVLRFVLEQYNALSWLTCDPATQDRRSCLPIHFVVLNQMYNFIMNML